One window from the genome of Dermacentor silvarum isolate Dsil-2018 chromosome 5, BIME_Dsil_1.4, whole genome shotgun sequence encodes:
- the LOC125945792 gene encoding uncharacterized protein LOC125945792 — protein sequence MKRFAMGNVALAAAILFTGSSPTQVLRLFQSAGIACFSKRTYDRLQRDIMIPAVHQLWEREQQSLLSCLSSTGAQLAGDSRADSPGYSAKYGTYSLLDTSLNRIIDMQLVQSNEVTSSGAMELEGLKRALKGLEDQKVCVRELVTDRHTQVRNHMRQNRPDIAHLIDAWHVAKGLKKKLQAVSRSRGCGVIEKWETSIINHFYFSVRIAAARLMTAERRGELAVAIWLSLLNHIQNKHCGHSKEYANCEHGDLLPRKWIFPGTDAFDKLRGIVENNRLLLDIKQVSPSFQTSSLESFHSVLNRFAPKSFTFSFHGMLARSKLAALQYNENADRVQHRTTVGKRQWAVKYPKARKGKPVACPVKEPATFGYVGLLLEIVNEVVDSGSFGDSHVTTLPTPPPLTSSFGPVDKAALVRGHLSRFASSEDRPRHTEDSSDDSA from the exons atgaaacgctttgcCATGGGCAATGTTGCTTTGGCTGCTGCAATTTTATTTACTGGCTCAAGTCCAACGCAAGTCCTGCGGCTTTTCCAAAGTGCTGGCATCGCATGCTTCAGTAAGCGTACATATGACCGCCTACAGAGGGACATTATGATTCCTGCTGTGCACCAG CTGTGGGAACGTGAACAACAGTCTCTCTTAAGCTGTCTAAGCAGCACGGGTGCCCAACTCGCAGGTGACAGCCGTGCAGATTCACCAGGCTACAGTGCAAAGTATGGAACGTACTCGTTGCTGGACACTTCACTGAACCGTATAATTGACATGCAGCTTGTGCAG TCAAACGAAGTTACCAGCAGTGGTGCAATGGAATTAGAAGGACTGAAGAGGGCACTAAAGGGCCTTGAGGACCAGAAAGTTTGCGTGCGTGAGCTTGTGACGGATAGGCACACCCAGGTGCGCAATCACATGAGACAAAATCGGCCTGATATTGCCCACCTCATTGATGCTTGGCATGTTGCCAAAG GGCTGAAAAAGAAGCTGCAGGCTGTCTCCCGGTCACGGGGCTGCGGTGTGATTGAGAAGTGGGAGACCTCCATCATTAACCACTTCTACTTTTCGGTTAGGATAGCTGCAGCAAGACTGATGACCGCTGAAAGAAGAGGCGAGCTCGCGGTAGCCATCTGGCTGTCGCTCCTCAACCACATTCAGAACAAGCACTGTGGCCACAGCAAGGAATATGCCAACTGCGAGCATGGGGACCTCTTGCCTAGAAAGTGGATTTTTCCAG GTACTGATGCCTTTGACAAACTGCGCGGCATAGTGGAAAATAATCGCCTGCTTCTAGACATCAAGCAGGTGTCACCATCATTCCAAACATCAAGTTTGGAATCCTTCCATTCTGTCCTGAACCGGTTTGCTCCAAAGAgcttcacattttcttttcatggGATGCTGGCAAG GTCAAAACTGGCTGCTTTGCAATATAATGAAAATGCGGACAGGGTGCAACACAGAACTACTGTGGGCAAGCGGCAGTGGGCAGTGAAGTACccaaaagcaagaaaaggcaagccAGTGGCATGCCCAGTCAAAGAGCCTGCAACTTTTG GTTATGTTGGGCTTCTTCTTGAAATCGTGAACGAGGTTGTGGACAGTGGCAGTTTCGGTGATTCGCACGTCACAACTTTGCCTACGCCACCGCCACTTACAAGCTCTTTTGGACCAGTGGACAAGGCTGCGCTAGTGCGGGGTCACCTTTCAAGGTTTGCGTCCAGTGAAGACCGACCTAGGCACACAGAAGACTCGAGTGACGACAGTGCGTGA